One Dehalococcoidales bacterium DNA segment encodes these proteins:
- a CDS encoding DUF169 domain-containing protein — protein sequence MAVKKTDYSIFEKFNFEYKPVGIKFSMDKPEGIEPSKKSLALCELFREAQTSAPFYVTKENVACGEQVLGIVDYPPLMYSGQLGPMFSMFKTPGANRRIYDYVPHLPKDSVNYISHASIDKMTFQPDLLIFTCKPSQAEILMRASSFSDGKMWQAKGTTCLACAWLYAHPYLSGEINYTVSGLGFSMKARGVLPEGLIIIAVPFDAIGPLMDNLKEMDWEPYWFKLGREGFVKEVKKRSKELAKKMRQDYAGPGSLAGD from the coding sequence ATGGCGGTAAAAAAGACGGACTATAGCATCTTCGAGAAATTCAACTTCGAATACAAACCGGTGGGGATAAAGTTCTCGATGGACAAACCGGAGGGCATCGAGCCGAGTAAAAAGAGCCTGGCGCTCTGCGAGCTGTTCCGGGAAGCCCAGACGAGCGCGCCGTTTTACGTCACCAAAGAAAACGTGGCCTGCGGGGAACAGGTGCTGGGCATCGTCGACTACCCGCCGCTGATGTACAGCGGGCAGCTCGGGCCGATGTTCTCCATGTTCAAGACCCCCGGCGCCAACCGGCGCATTTACGACTACGTCCCGCACCTGCCCAAGGACTCCGTCAACTACATCAGCCACGCATCCATCGACAAAATGACCTTCCAGCCCGACCTGCTGATATTCACCTGCAAGCCATCACAGGCGGAGATTTTGATGCGGGCCAGCAGCTTCTCCGACGGCAAGATGTGGCAGGCCAAGGGCACCACCTGCCTGGCCTGCGCCTGGCTTTACGCGCACCCCTACCTGAGCGGGGAAATCAACTACACGGTGAGCGGGCTGGGCTTCAGCATGAAGGCGCGCGGCGTTTTACCGGAAGGGCTGATTATCATCGCCGTACCGTTCGACGCGATAGGGCCGCTGATGGACAACCTCAAGGAGATGGACTGGGAGCCGTACTGGTTCAAGCTAGGGCGCGAGGGGTTCGTGAAAGAGGTGAAAAAGCGGAGTAAAGAGCTGGCGAAGAAGATGAGGCAGGACTACGCGGGGCCGGGGTCGCTGGCGGGCGATTAG